DNA sequence from the Lysinibacillus sp. OF-1 genome:
GCTGCAAAAGAAAAAATCCTTACTGTAATCGAAGCCATCCATGAGAACGGTGTTGCTGCACATATTTCATTAAAACCATCTCAATTAGGTTTAGACATTGATGTTGATTTTTGTTATGACAACCTGTATGAAATAGTAGAAAAAGCCGCTTCTTATGATATATTTGTTAACTTTGATATGGAAGACTACGGCCGTCTTCAAACATCCTTTGATATGGTAGAAGAGTTATCTAAAACATTTAATAATGTTGGTACAGTTATTCAATCCTACTTTTACCGTGCAAAAGACGATATCGAAAAATTCAAGGACTACCGTTTACGTATTGTAAAAGGTGCTTATAAAGAGCCTGTAGAAGTCGCCTATCAAGATAAATTAGATATTGATTTAAACTTTATTGAGTTGATTGAATATCACTTGCTACACGGCAAATTTACGTCAATTGCAACACATGATCATAATATCATCGCACACGTAAAACGCTTTGTTGCAGATCATAATATTCCACTTGATAAATTTGAATTCCAAATGCTATACGGTTTCCGCACTGATATGCAAAAAGAGCTTGCAAAAGAAGGCTATAACTTCTGTGTGTACGTTCCATTCGGTGAAGATTGGTACGGCTACTTTATGCGCCGTTTAGCTGAGCGTCCTCAAAACCTTAACCTTGTAACAAAACAAGTGTTTACGAAAAAAACGAATACTGTTCTTGCTGTAGCAGCAGGTGCATTCGTTCTTGGACGTATAACAAAACGCAAAAAGTAAAAAAACGAACCTTATCGCGCTCATGCGATAAGGTTCTCTTTATTTGTTCCATCCTTTTTCTTTAAAGCGTGCAATGGCCTCAATACGATTACCAACATTTAGTTTTTCTAAAATGGTTGAAATATAATTACGTACCGTTCCAGCAGATAAAAATAGCTCTGCCGCAATTTCCTTTGTCGTCTTGCCCTCTGCCACAAGTGTCAGCACCTGGCTTTCACGCTCTGTTAAAGGATTTTCACTATCATCCTCATAGACAAAATCAACAAGCTCTGGTGCATAAATACGTTTACCGTCCATTATTGTACGAATCCCACTTACTAATTCCTCAATAGGGCTATCCTTTAATAAATAGCCTCTTACGCTCGCTTTCCTAGCACGCTCGAAATAACCTGGTCTGGCAAATGTAGTTAAAATAATGACCTTACAATCTGAGCCAATACTATGCATTTCTTCTGCTGCGTCTAGTCCCGTTTTCACTGGCATTTCAATATCCATAATACAAATATCAGGCTGATGTTCTGCCACCAGCGTCAATGCTTCCTCACCATTTTTTGCTAAGCCGACGACCTCCATATCCTCTTCCATACTAAGTAAAGAGCGAAGAGCCCCTAATAGCATCCCCTGATCTTCAGCGATCACAATTCGTATCATGTCACAAGCCTCTTTTCTATTCTATATGTTCTTCAGATTTTCTTTGACATTTTGATGCGTAATAGCCACTGGTATAGTTACCGTTAATGTAGTACCCTCAACACTTTCAATCTTAAAGGATCCATTAATAAACTCTAAGCGTTCCCGCATTCCCTTCAATCCGTTCCCCGTTTTCCATGCTTGTTTTTTCGTAATACCTTGTCCGTTATCCCGAACGATTAAGTAAACTTCCTTAAAGTTTTGATGGAAAGCAATTTCACATTTTGTTGCTCCACTATGTTTGACAACATTATTAACCGCCTCTTTTAGGCACATGCATAAAACATTTTCGACAAGTGGCGGAACTTGCAATGCATTTTTATCTCCTTCAAAAACAAACTCCATTTCTGCTGCCTTTAGTATTTGAGAAATACGCATTAGCTCATCCTCAAATTTTGCCGTCCGCATGTCTGACACCAATTCACGAACCTCTTTTAAGGCAATGCTTGCCGTCTGGCGTATATCCTTAATCTCAATCAAAGCCTGCTGTGGATCACGTTCAATCAACCTAGAAGCTAGATCACTTTTTAAGCCAATCATGGACAATTTTTGCCCCAAAGTATCATGCAAATCACGAGCAATTCGTTGTCGTTCCTCAAAAACAATTAACTCGGCAATACGTTCATTAGCTGTTTCTAACTGCCCCTCTAAGTTTTCACGTTTATTTTTGGAATAAATCGTTAATGGTAAAAGAACAACAGCTAGAATGGTTAGCACAACAAAAGGTAGCTGCGATAAAAATAAGTGAAGCTCCACAAAGAAGCCGACACCGGTAGATATAACTGTAAACCCAATATGTAGACCGTACATAATATAAAAGCCGACAGGTCTTCGTATGTTGCCAATAAAAAATGCTGTGAAAATAGATAGATACACATAGCCATATAAGATGGTCATGACAATATTGATGGCCATTTCAAAGCTGATCCACATATAAACTAAACCGCTTTTCGAATTCATGGAAAATCGATAGAAAATAAAATAAAGCATTAAAAACGTAATGCCAATCGAGATTTCGATATAAGATGATTTCCTAAAAATGAAGAAAAACGGTAGGAAACAAAAAATAATCCATAAATATACACTGAGCATTGGACTATTCGGAATAATACTATGCCATTTCCTCAACATAATCTCACGCTCTTTCCTACTTTTCCCTTATTATAACAAGAAAATTTAATTTATGCCTGCACATGCTTTAGACAAAACCCATCCTTTTACATAAAACAGCCATCTCGTTTGCAGAGATGGCTGTTTTCAACTAAGCGGCAATACTGCCTCTTGCTTTGCGTTTGATGATTTCATTTACTTCTTTAAACGATACAAATTTGCCTTGATCTTCATCATATAACTTGTAACGTAATGATTCTAAACTTGTACGTAACGTAATCGTTGTTGCCATGTGTAAAGGCGGCGTTTCATTATGTGCTTTTTCAAGATTATAGTTAGGTACTCGAGGAGCTAAGTGATGGACATGGTGGAAACCAATATTCCCTGTAACCCATTGTAAAATCTTTGGCAATTTATAATACGAGCTACCTTCCACTGCGGCTTTAACATAATCCCATTCTGATTCATGTTCAAAATAAGAATCTTCATATGTGTGCTGAATATAAAACAGCCAAATTCCTAAAGAACCAGCAATAAATAAGGTAACGCCTTGGACTAATAAAAATGCTTGCCAGCCCATGAAGAAAATTAAAGCAGCACAAATTCCGACCATAACGATATTCGTTAAAATTGTGTTCAAGCGTTCTTTCTTTCTTGCATCCTTACGATTAAAACGATTTAAGATAAGCACCATATATAATGGTCCTAACCCAAACATAACGAATGGGTTACGATAAAAGCGATACCATAATCGTTGTCCCTTTGAAGCTTGCATATATTCTTCCACTGTCATCATATCAATATCACCAATACCACGCTTGTCTAGGTTTGAGCTTGTTGCATGGTGAATTGTATGTTCACGTTTCCATTTTTCATATGGGAATGATGTTAGCACTCCAGTAAAAAATCCAACCCAGTCGTTTGCCTTTTTACTTTTGAAAAATGATCCGTGTGTGCAATCGTGAAAAATAATAAAAGTTCGTACGACAAACCCCGCTGAAATGGCACTTAAGCCAACTGTTAGCCAAGGTGAAACATCTACTAATAAGTAACCAGCCACCCACAATGCAATTAACGGTACAAGTGTATTTATCATTTGAAAAACACTTTTACCCGTATTAGATTTAGCAAATGGCGCTACATCTTGGCGTAACTTTTTTGTTTTTTCTTTAATAGTTGCCATCCTTTACTCCCTCGTTTCTTTTTTTTCTTATGACCTCATCATAAAACAAGAGTACAAGTCAGTAACAGACGCAAACATCATAAAAAGGATATGACATTTGTCATATCCTTTTTATGATGTTTGTCCATTCAAATGCAACTGATAGAACACAAGGTCTAGCCATTGTTCAAATTTATAGCCTGCATTTTTAATTGTACCTGCATATTCAAAACCTAATTTTTCATGTGCTTTAATGCTAGCAATGTTTTCTCCATCAATGCCAGCAACGAGTGTTTTGACACCACGCTCCTCTGCAATCGCTATAAGCTTATGCATGAGCTTCGTTGCAATCCCCTTTTGATAATGCTCATTATGCACGTAGACGGAATGCTCCATTGTATATTGATAACCTGGGTAAGGACGGAATTGACTATAAGTAGCAAAGCCAGCAACAATCCCATTTTCCACAAATACAAGCAGTGGATTGCCGAATGCTTGCTGCTCCTTATACCATCGCATTTTTTCATCTAAAGTTTGTATATCATATCGGTAGACAGCCTTACTTGTTAAAATAATATCATTATAGATGTCTAAAACCTCAGGTATATCTTTTTCTTCCATGAATCGAATCATCCTGCTCACTTCCTTAATGAAATTGTCCTCACACTCTTCAATGATTCAATGGAATGGATATAGATAGTCAATTCATTGACTATCTATATCCTCCTATTTTACGCCTTAAACATTGAAGTAGCGAGCATCGGGATGAGCAAAAACAATCGCTGAAACAGATGCTTCAGGCTCCATCATAAAACCTTCTGTAAGGTGAACGCCAATATCCTCAGGCTTTAATAAGCCGAATAGTTTTTCCTGATCCTCCAAGTTAGGGCACGCAGGATAACCGAAAGAAAAACGTTGCCCTTGATATTTAGCTGCAAAACGATCTCTCATTGTAAAATCAGTGGCATCTGGGAAGCCCCATTGGTCACGTATTTCTTGATGTATACGTTCAGCAAAGCCCTCTGCTAATTCTAGTGCAGTCGATTGCAGTGCATGGCTTTCAAGGAATTTGCCAGAATCTTTTAACTGACGAGCTGTTGCCATAACCCCTTGCCCTGCTGTTACCACCATGAGCGCAATATAATCCATTTCTCCACTCTCTACCGTTTTTAAGAAATCGGCAAGACATAAAAATGGTTCTACTTGCTGGCGCGGGAAAGTAAAACGTTCAATTTCTGTTTTACTATCGGCAGGATCATAAACAACGACATCATCCCCATCCGCTTGAGCAGGGAAAAATTGATATAAACCTGAAGGCTTTAATAAATCACTTTTTAAATAATCATCTACTAAATCCTTTAGCTCTGTTGCTCGTGAATCACCGGCATCTAGCAATTGCTGAACCTGCCCTTTCAAGCCTAAATGATGTCCCAGCAATGTACGCATATTGACGTATGGATATAAATGCGATACTGCATAGTCTTTCTTCACATGACGACGTAAATCAGCTGGTAAAAATACTGACGCTCCCTTTACAGTACGTACTGGCTTTATTGTTATCTCTTTAGCTGGACGTGCAGCTCTTTTTACATCTGCCTCTAGACGTTTTTGACGAGATTCCTGGATTTCAGCTAAGAAATTCGCACGCGTTTCCTTACCCATTAATAGATTTGCTTGCTCTAATCCCTGCATAGCATCCTTTGAATAAATAACTGGACCGTTGTATTCATCTGCAATTTTTGTTTCTGTAAAGCGTCGAGAAAGTGCAGCTCCACCAACTAAAATCGGTACATCAATGCCAGCCTCTTTGAAATCCTGAGCAGTAATGACCATCTGTTGCGCTGATTTTACCAGTAAGCCTGATAGCCCGATAAAATCTGGTTTTTCCTTGCGAATCGCTTCAATCAATTGTGCTGGTGTTACTTTAATGCCTAAATCGACAACCTTATAGCCATTATTACTTAAAATAATATCAACAAGGTTTTTCCCAATATCGTGCACATCTCCTTTAACGGTAGCCAAAACCATTTTCCCTTTTCCAGCACTCTCTTCATCCTTTTCCATGAATTGCTCTAAATGGGCAACAGCAGCCTTCATCACGCCTGCTGATTGTAAAACCTCCGCTACAATGAGTTGGTTATCATTAAACAATCGACCTACCTCAGCCATACCAGCCATTAAAGGACCATTAATAATATCAAGTGGCGCCTCAAAGATTTCGCGTGCAGCATCTAAATCCTCAATCAGCCCTTCTTTTGTACCTTCTAAAATATAATAAGCTAAACGACCTTCAACCGTTTTTGGTATATCCGCTTCGGTCTTTTCTTTCTTTTTATCACGATAAAAGTCTGTGAATACTGCTAATGTTTCATCATTCGTATTAAACAGTAAGTCATTTGCAAGTTTAATTTCTGCCTCTGGAATGGATGCATAACGCTCTAGTTTCTCTGTATTGACAATGGCATAATCTAAGCCGGCCTGTGTACAATGATAAAGATACACAGCATTCAGTACTTCACGGCCAACTGGTGGTAAGCCAAATGAAATATTACTTACACCCAGTACAGTTAATGTCTGTGGCATCTTTTCTTTGATTAGTCGAATTCCTTCAATTGTTTCTAGAGCCGATCCAATATACTGCTCATCACCAGTCCCTACAGGGAACATCAACGGGTCGAAAATGATATCCTCCGGTGCAAGTCCCCATTTTTCAGTTAATAATTTATAGGAACGTTCGGCAATTTCAAGCTTGCGATGACGATCAACGGCCATTCCTATTTCATCAATGGTTCCAACTACCAATGAGGCTCCATACTTCTTTACGAGTGGCATTACTGCATCAAATCGTTCTTCACCATCTTCTAGATTTATAGAGTTAATGATGGCTTTTCCTTGAGAAAATTTTAATGCTTCCTCAATGACCTTTTCATCTGTCGAGTCGATTACAAGAGGAACCTTAACCTTTTTCACAACCTCCTGCATAAAACCACGCATATCAGCTAATTCATCACGATCAGGGTTGGCTAAACAAATATCAATAACGTGTGCACCATTTTTTACTTGCGCACGTGCAATTTCTGCAGCTTCTTCAAACTTCCCATCAATGATTAAATTCTTAAATTTACGAGAGCCTATAACATTCGTTCTTTCACCAATAAATAATGGACGCATAGAATCGTCATACAATAATGGTTCGATTCCTGTTACCGCATGACCATGTGTTTTCTCTGGTATTTGGCGTGGTTTTTCATCTTTTAAAACCTCACGGATAGCTGTGATATGAGCTGGAGTCGTCCCACAACATCCACCTACAATATTAAGCCAGCCCTTTTCTGCAAAGCCTTTTAATTTTTGTGATAAAGATTCTGGTGATTCATGATAGCAACCTTCTTCATCCGGCAAGCCTGCATTCGGATAACAGCTAATATAGCCTGTGGAAAGCTCTGCTAATGAACGAATATGATCCGTCATAAACTCTGGTCCAGTCGCACAGTTTAAGCCAACGGATAGTGGTTTAATATGTTCAATAGAAATATAAAAAGCATCAATCGTTTGCCCTGCGAGTGTTGTACCCATCGGTTCAATTGTTCCTGAAATCATGACGGGTAGTTCTTTGCCAGTTGCCGCGAAAGCACGTGCTACACCTAGAGTACCTGCTTTTACGTTTAACATATCCTGACTAGTTTCTAGTAAAAGGACGTCTGCTCCTGCCTCAATTAACGCCTTCGCCTGTACATAAAAGTTTTCCTCTAGCTCATCAAATGTAATACCGCCAGTTACGGATAATGTTTTTGTTGTTGGACCCATTGCGCCAGCAACAAAGCGTGGCCAATCTGATGTTGAAAAGTTATCCACTGCTTGACGAGCAATTTCGACGGCACGTTTATTAATTTCTTCCGCTTTTGCGCCAAGATCATATTCATTTAACACAAGAGGTGTCCCGCCAAAAGTATTCGTACAAATAATATCTGCGCCTGCCTCTAAATATTTATGGTGAATTTCCTTAATTACATCAGGTCTAGTAAGCACAAGATTTTCATTACAGCCATCAAGCTCCTCCCCGCCAAAATCCTCAGCGGATAAGTTTTCGTTTTGTAGCATTGTTCCCATTGCGCCATCAAGAATTAAAATACGTTTCTCTAGTTGCTTTTCAATCAAGTGCTTAGCCATGTATACTTACCCCTTTTTTCTGTTCATCCAATTGCTCAATATATTTCATCAACTCTAATGTCACATCATAACGTAAAAATGGAGTGATAAGGTAAATGCCATTGAAATACTGTGCAGCCACCTCAACTAATTCCTTCGCAATGGCAATCCCCTCAAATGTTGCACGTTCTTTATCTTCACCACAGGCCTTCATTCTTGCTAAGGCATCTTCAGATAATTTTATGCCTGGCACCTCATGATGTAAGAATTCAGCACTTTTATAACTTGTAACGGGCATAATACCAATATAAATAGGTGCTTGCAAATGCTTGGTTGCCTCATAAATTTCCACAATTTTTTCCTTCGTATATACTGGCTGTGAAATAAAGTAGTCTGCTCCATACTCAATTTTCTTCTCTAAGCGTGCCACAGCACGATCTAATACACGGACATTTGGATTAAATGCAGCAGCTACTGAAAAATTTGCTTTTTTACGAAGTGGTTTACCTGAGAAGGAAATGCCTTGATTTAACTGCTTAATTAATTGGATCAGCTCCATTGATGAGACATCATAAACACTTGTGGCACCTGGGAAGTCCCCAACTTTTGTTGGATCACCAGTAACAGCTAACACATCATGAATTCCTAATGCATTTAACCCCATTAAATGTGATTGCAGACCGATTAAATTACGATCTCGGCATGTAATATGTGTTAGAGGACGTACACCATTAGTACTCTTCAACAATGCACCCATAGCAATATTGCTAATACGTGGAGAAGCCAGAGAATTGTCTGCCATCATGACGACATCTGCTCCTGCATCATACAATTGTTTTGCCCCTTCCAAAAAACCATCAATTTCCAGATGTCTAGGTGTATCTAGCTCTACAATGACAGAGCGTTCGCGCTTTACTTTTTCATGAAGAGGTTCATACTTCGTTGGCTCTGCTTCACGAACAATTTGAATCTTCTCCGGTTTGGCATACTTTTCATGAACTGGTGATAACTCTTCTAAATACTTCTTCGCTGCTGCTATATGCTTCGGTGTCGTACCACAACAGCCTCCAATTAAGCGTACCCCTTGATCACGTAATTCCACAGCCGCTCGACCAAAATATTCAGCTTCTGACTCATAAACGACACGACCATCTTCTAAGTCAAGGAGTGAAGCATTCGGATAAGCCGACATAAATGCCTTATCAGGAAGTTCTACACCTTCAAACGCCTGAATGGTATGGTGTGGACCTAAACGACAATTGACACCCACAATATCCGCACCAAGTTTTTCTAGCTCATGCAGGGCGTTATTTAAAGACATACCGTTTTGTAAAACACCAGGTTCGTGCATGGAAACTTGCGCAATAATCGGTAATTTTGTCTTTGTCCGTAGCATCTTTAAGGTAGCTGTTAATTCTTCAAAATCATAATAGGTTTCGAGTAAAAGGCCGTCTGGATTCCCAGCAAGTAAAACACTCGCTTGCTCCTCAATAGTTGCTAAGATTTCATCTAACGTTGCATCACTTTTACGAATACCACGAATACCACCAATTGTCCCTAAGACAAACTGACCTCCATCTGCCGCAGCTCGCTTTGCGATTGTAATCGCTGCTTCATTAAATTGTTGGACACGCGATTCTAATCCATAGCGAGCTAATTTAATGGCATTTGCACCATACGTATTCGTTTGAATGATGTCAGCACCAGCTGCAATATATTCCCTATGAATCTTTTCAATTAACTCAGGTTTCTGTACATTCATTTCCTCATGACAATACTCCAAACCATAGCCATAAAGCACTGTGCCTATTGCGCCATCTGCCGTCAATACATGCGTTTTTAACCTTTCAAGCAATCTCATTAAACTAGCCTCTCTTCCTATATCTCTGTATAATAAAAAGCCTTCTTTTATAAAAAAAGAAGGCTTTAATGACTCATCATTGTTTTTTCCTTCTCATCTTCGACTCAATGGTCTTCTGGATTTAGCACCTGACAAAAAAGTTGGTTGCTGAAGCTTCAATGGGCCAGTCCCTCTGCTTCTCTTGATAAGAATGTAGTATGAATTTTTTAAATAATTAAAAGAATCATATCGTTTACTGACGAATGAGTCAAGACTATTTCACATAACAAAGATATTTTTCACTTAAAAGCTTAGAAATTGGCTAGTTCCTTTGCAAGCTCCTCACCGATTTTTTTCCCATTTTGAATACAAGCACCAATCCCTACCCCAAAGTATGAACAACCTGCGATGGATAGATTAGGATAGTTTTCTTGTAATTCTTGAACTAAACCTTGTAATGCTTCACGGTGAGCTAGATCATATTTTGGCATTTGATCAATCCATTTTGTGACATTAATAACTGTTGGCTGTTCCTCTATTCCTAGGCTCTTGCGCACATCCTCTAAAGCAACCGCTGCTAATTCTTCGTCAGACATGGCATGGAGTTGCTCATATGCTGGATTGATGCTTTTATAAAAGAGTCGCACAAGTAATTTATGATCTCTTGATGTATGCCTCCATTTACGACTTGTCCAAGTTGCAGCATTACATGTAACGTCAGAATTATGTGAGACAATATAGCCCGTTCCATCTGCTGGCAATCTAGAGTCTGGTACATCAAAACCTAAATAGATCGTAATTGCTGAAGCTGTCGTAAATTGGTCAAAATAACGGTTTAATGATTCATCCTGTAGTAGGCCTTGAACAGCCTCATTCGGCAGTGCTAAAACGACATAATCTGTCTCGATGCTTTCACCATTAGCTAAGGCAATTGAATAGTGGTTTTCTTGCTTTTGAACATTGACAGTTGCGACACCCTTGATGATCTCTACATCAGTTAATGTTTGTTCGAGACGATCAATTAGAGAAGATAAACCGTTTTTGAACGATATAAACTTTTTATTGGCTGCTTTAGCAAATTGCTCACGATTCGCATCAAAGCCTTTTATGATACTTCCATACTCGTTCTTATAGTCAATCAAGTACGGTAAAGTAGAGGCAATCGAAAGCTGGTGTAAATCCCCTGAATAAACACCTGCAAGAACGGGTGCAATTTGATTTTTCACAAGCTCTTCCCCTAAATAATAAGTTAAAAACTCTCCAATTGAGCTTTCCTTTGTGAAGTCTTTGTTTGGTAAAGTCAAATCTTTTAATGCATCTTGTTTACCTTGCTCTGTAATCAATGTGCTTTGCTCCAAGGATGCCAAACTCATTGGTATTCCAAAAGTAGAATCTGCCGGAATGGCATGTAATTCATTATTCGTATAAATATAGGAAATACCTGTTTCGTTGTAAACTAGATTCTCCTCAAAATCAAGCTCCTGTACAAGCTCCATAACACCTTTATGACGAGCTACAATCGAGTCAGCACCTGTTTCCATAATAAAACCTTGCTCATGTGTTGAATATAATTTGCCCCCTAAATATGTATTTTTTTCTACAAG
Encoded proteins:
- a CDS encoding proline dehydrogenase family protein, translating into MLLRDFFIQLSENQLLNSAAKKYGLKLGAQSVVAGTNIEETIASIKELNAHNISCTVDNLGEFVSSKEEATAAKEKILTVIEAIHENGVAAHISLKPSQLGLDIDVDFCYDNLYEIVEKAASYDIFVNFDMEDYGRLQTSFDMVEELSKTFNNVGTVIQSYFYRAKDDIEKFKDYRLRIVKGAYKEPVEVAYQDKLDIDLNFIELIEYHLLHGKFTSIATHDHNIIAHVKRFVADHNIPLDKFEFQMLYGFRTDMQKELAKEGYNFCVYVPFGEDWYGYFMRRLAERPQNLNLVTKQVFTKKTNTVLAVAAGAFVLGRITKRKK
- a CDS encoding response regulator transcription factor; this encodes MIRIVIAEDQGMLLGALRSLLSMEEDMEVVGLAKNGEEALTLVAEHQPDICIMDIEMPVKTGLDAAEEMHSIGSDCKVIILTTFARPGYFERARKASVRGYLLKDSPIEELVSGIRTIMDGKRIYAPELVDFVYEDDSENPLTERESQVLTLVAEGKTTKEIAAELFLSAGTVRNYISTILEKLNVGNRIEAIARFKEKGWNK
- a CDS encoding sensor histidine kinase, which encodes MLRKWHSIIPNSPMLSVYLWIIFCFLPFFFIFRKSSYIEISIGITFLMLYFIFYRFSMNSKSGLVYMWISFEMAINIVMTILYGYVYLSIFTAFFIGNIRRPVGFYIMYGLHIGFTVISTGVGFFVELHLFLSQLPFVVLTILAVVLLPLTIYSKNKRENLEGQLETANERIAELIVFEERQRIARDLHDTLGQKLSMIGLKSDLASRLIERDPQQALIEIKDIRQTASIALKEVRELVSDMRTAKFEDELMRISQILKAAEMEFVFEGDKNALQVPPLVENVLCMCLKEAVNNVVKHSGATKCEIAFHQNFKEVYLIVRDNGQGITKKQAWKTGNGLKGMRERLEFINGSFKIESVEGTTLTVTIPVAITHQNVKENLKNI
- a CDS encoding fatty acid desaturase, translating into MATIKEKTKKLRQDVAPFAKSNTGKSVFQMINTLVPLIALWVAGYLLVDVSPWLTVGLSAISAGFVVRTFIIFHDCTHGSFFKSKKANDWVGFFTGVLTSFPYEKWKREHTIHHATSSNLDKRGIGDIDMMTVEEYMQASKGQRLWYRFYRNPFVMFGLGPLYMVLILNRFNRKDARKKERLNTILTNIVMVGICAALIFFMGWQAFLLVQGVTLFIAGSLGIWLFYIQHTYEDSYFEHESEWDYVKAAVEGSSYYKLPKILQWVTGNIGFHHVHHLAPRVPNYNLEKAHNETPPLHMATTITLRTSLESLRYKLYDEDQGKFVSFKEVNEIIKRKARGSIAA
- a CDS encoding GNAT family N-acetyltransferase, which gives rise to MIRFMEEKDIPEVLDIYNDIILTSKAVYRYDIQTLDEKMRWYKEQQAFGNPLLVFVENGIVAGFATYSQFRPYPGYQYTMEHSVYVHNEHYQKGIATKLMHKLIAIAEERGVKTLVAGIDGENIASIKAHEKLGFEYAGTIKNAGYKFEQWLDLVFYQLHLNGQTS
- the metH gene encoding methionine synthase, which codes for MAKHLIEKQLEKRILILDGAMGTMLQNENLSAEDFGGEELDGCNENLVLTRPDVIKEIHHKYLEAGADIICTNTFGGTPLVLNEYDLGAKAEEINKRAVEIARQAVDNFSTSDWPRFVAGAMGPTTKTLSVTGGITFDELEENFYVQAKALIEAGADVLLLETSQDMLNVKAGTLGVARAFAATGKELPVMISGTIEPMGTTLAGQTIDAFYISIEHIKPLSVGLNCATGPEFMTDHIRSLAELSTGYISCYPNAGLPDEEGCYHESPESLSQKLKGFAEKGWLNIVGGCCGTTPAHITAIREVLKDEKPRQIPEKTHGHAVTGIEPLLYDDSMRPLFIGERTNVIGSRKFKNLIIDGKFEEAAEIARAQVKNGAHVIDICLANPDRDELADMRGFMQEVVKKVKVPLVIDSTDEKVIEEALKFSQGKAIINSINLEDGEERFDAVMPLVKKYGASLVVGTIDEIGMAVDRHRKLEIAERSYKLLTEKWGLAPEDIIFDPLMFPVGTGDEQYIGSALETIEGIRLIKEKMPQTLTVLGVSNISFGLPPVGREVLNAVYLYHCTQAGLDYAIVNTEKLERYASIPEAEIKLANDLLFNTNDETLAVFTDFYRDKKKEKTEADIPKTVEGRLAYYILEGTKEGLIEDLDAAREIFEAPLDIINGPLMAGMAEVGRLFNDNQLIVAEVLQSAGVMKAAVAHLEQFMEKDEESAGKGKMVLATVKGDVHDIGKNLVDIILSNNGYKVVDLGIKVTPAQLIEAIRKEKPDFIGLSGLLVKSAQQMVITAQDFKEAGIDVPILVGGAALSRRFTETKIADEYNGPVIYSKDAMQGLEQANLLMGKETRANFLAEIQESRQKRLEADVKRAARPAKEITIKPVRTVKGASVFLPADLRRHVKKDYAVSHLYPYVNMRTLLGHHLGLKGQVQQLLDAGDSRATELKDLVDDYLKSDLLKPSGLYQFFPAQADGDDVVVYDPADSKTEIERFTFPRQQVEPFLCLADFLKTVESGEMDYIALMVVTAGQGVMATARQLKDSGKFLESHALQSTALELAEGFAERIHQEIRDQWGFPDATDFTMRDRFAAKYQGQRFSFGYPACPNLEDQEKLFGLLKPEDIGVHLTEGFMMEPEASVSAIVFAHPDARYFNV
- a CDS encoding bifunctional homocysteine S-methyltransferase/methylenetetrahydrofolate reductase, which codes for MRLLERLKTHVLTADGAIGTVLYGYGLEYCHEEMNVQKPELIEKIHREYIAAGADIIQTNTYGANAIKLARYGLESRVQQFNEAAITIAKRAAADGGQFVLGTIGGIRGIRKSDATLDEILATIEEQASVLLAGNPDGLLLETYYDFEELTATLKMLRTKTKLPIIAQVSMHEPGVLQNGMSLNNALHELEKLGADIVGVNCRLGPHHTIQAFEGVELPDKAFMSAYPNASLLDLEDGRVVYESEAEYFGRAAVELRDQGVRLIGGCCGTTPKHIAAAKKYLEELSPVHEKYAKPEKIQIVREAEPTKYEPLHEKVKRERSVIVELDTPRHLEIDGFLEGAKQLYDAGADVVMMADNSLASPRISNIAMGALLKSTNGVRPLTHITCRDRNLIGLQSHLMGLNALGIHDVLAVTGDPTKVGDFPGATSVYDVSSMELIQLIKQLNQGISFSGKPLRKKANFSVAAAFNPNVRVLDRAVARLEKKIEYGADYFISQPVYTKEKIVEIYEATKHLQAPIYIGIMPVTSYKSAEFLHHEVPGIKLSEDALARMKACGEDKERATFEGIAIAKELVEVAAQYFNGIYLITPFLRYDVTLELMKYIEQLDEQKKGVSIHG
- a CDS encoding protoporphyrinogen oxidase, producing the protein MKTVVVLGGGITGLCTMHYLQRQVKENNVDVRLVLVEKNTYLGGKLYSTHEQGFIMETGADSIVARHKGVMELVQELDFEENLVYNETGISYIYTNNELHAIPADSTFGIPMSLASLEQSTLITEQGKQDALKDLTLPNKDFTKESSIGEFLTYYLGEELVKNQIAPVLAGVYSGDLHQLSIASTLPYLIDYKNEYGSIIKGFDANREQFAKAANKKFISFKNGLSSLIDRLEQTLTDVEIIKGVATVNVQKQENHYSIALANGESIETDYVVLALPNEAVQGLLQDESLNRYFDQFTTASAITIYLGFDVPDSRLPADGTGYIVSHNSDVTCNAATWTSRKWRHTSRDHKLLVRLFYKSINPAYEQLHAMSDEELAAVALEDVRKSLGIEEQPTVINVTKWIDQMPKYDLAHREALQGLVQELQENYPNLSIAGCSYFGVGIGACIQNGKKIGEELAKELANF